From the genome of Hymenobacter sp. PAMC 26628, one region includes:
- a CDS encoding tellurite resistance TerB family protein, whose translation MFGFFENEQAKKIKGHLCNLAALAKADGHIDDREMNFIITVGKKNGMGAAEVRKIVAGNTNCLSDLPTTDSDRFDQIFDLVDMMLSDGIVDESEMDFCIMMAEKLGFRKAIVGVLVRKISQGVKDGLPEDRIKEESLSFLNYNDLPAR comes from the coding sequence ATGTTCGGTTTTTTCGAAAATGAGCAGGCCAAAAAAATCAAAGGCCACCTCTGCAACCTCGCGGCCCTAGCCAAAGCCGACGGCCACATCGACGACCGCGAAATGAATTTTATCATCACGGTAGGCAAAAAGAATGGAATGGGAGCTGCTGAGGTACGCAAAATTGTGGCCGGCAACACCAACTGCCTTTCCGACTTGCCCACCACTGACTCGGATCGGTTCGACCAGATTTTTGACCTCGTCGACATGATGCTGTCCGATGGCATTGTAGATGAGAGCGAGATGGATTTCTGCATCATGATGGCTGAGAAGCTGGGCTTCCGCAAAGCCATTGTGGGCGTACTGGTTCGCAAAATCTCGCAGGGTGTGAAGGACGGCCTACCCGAAGACCGAATCAAAGAAGAGAGCTTGAGCTTTTTAAATTACAACGACCTGCCCGCCCGTTAA
- the pfkA gene encoding 6-phosphofructokinase, with amino-acid sequence MKRIGVFTSGGDSPGMNACIRAVVRTATYHGIEVYGIMRGYSGMIRGEFVKLDSASVSNTVQKGGTILKSARSHSFRNKEGRQQAFDQLVNNGIEGLVAIGGNGTFTGAMIFEEEFGIPTVGAPGTIDNDLYGTDYTIGYDTAVNTALDCVDKIRDTADSHDRCFFIEVMGRDSGYIAIPCAIGGGAEIVMVPETQMSVEAAIETLRSGWQRHKTSFIVIVAEGDVEGNAHHVAAHVKAAIPQLDTRVTVIGHIQRGGSPTAADRLLGSQIGIAAVEGLMNGMRNVMAGIIDRKLVYTPFVDTISKKKPINQSFMRMVEILSV; translated from the coding sequence ATGAAACGAATTGGAGTCTTTACCAGTGGCGGCGACTCGCCAGGCATGAACGCGTGCATCCGCGCGGTGGTGCGCACGGCCACGTACCACGGCATCGAAGTGTACGGCATCATGCGCGGCTACTCGGGCATGATCCGGGGCGAATTTGTGAAGCTAGACTCGGCCTCCGTGTCAAATACTGTGCAGAAGGGCGGCACCATCCTCAAGTCGGCCCGTAGCCACTCCTTCCGCAACAAGGAAGGCCGCCAACAGGCGTTCGATCAACTAGTTAACAATGGCATTGAGGGCTTGGTGGCCATCGGTGGCAACGGCACCTTCACCGGCGCCATGATTTTTGAGGAAGAGTTTGGCATTCCTACCGTGGGGGCCCCGGGCACCATCGACAACGACCTTTACGGCACGGATTATACCATCGGCTACGACACGGCCGTGAACACGGCCCTGGATTGTGTAGACAAAATCCGCGACACGGCTGACTCGCACGACCGCTGCTTTTTCATCGAGGTGATGGGCCGCGACTCGGGTTACATCGCCATTCCGTGCGCCATCGGCGGTGGGGCCGAAATCGTGATGGTTCCCGAAACGCAGATGAGTGTAGAGGCGGCCATCGAAACGCTGCGCAGCGGCTGGCAGCGCCACAAAACCTCTTTCATTGTCATCGTGGCCGAGGGCGACGTGGAAGGCAATGCCCACCACGTGGCGGCCCACGTCAAAGCCGCCATTCCGCAACTCGACACCCGCGTGACCGTTATCGGCCACATCCAGCGCGGGGGCTCCCCCACCGCCGCCGACCGCCTGCTGGGCTCGCAAATTGGCATCGCCGCCGTCGAAGGCCTGATGAACGGTATGCGAAACGTAATGGCTGGCATCATCGACCGCAAACTGGTCTACACTCCCTTTGTGGACACCATCAGCAAGAAAAAACCCATCAACCAGAGCTTCATGCGCATGGTAGAAATTCTGAGCGTGTAA
- the miaA gene encoding tRNA (adenosine(37)-N6)-dimethylallyltransferase MiaA gives MPAAPTELLPSEILAQLGPRPGDPRPVLLVVAGPTAVGKTALCVRLAQHFGTEIVSADSRQFFREMSIGTAKPTPAEMDGVPHHFVDSHSIAEEYSAGRFAADALAKLDELFRTHPVVILTGGSGLYVQAVTDGLDELPGVLPEVRAQLQAELAAHGLGPLVAELAATDPVAHARIDPQNPQRVLRALEITRGTGRPFSSYHTQDTAARDAARPFRVVKVALTRERDVLYQRINQRVENMLAEGLLAEVKGLLPQRSRPALQTVGYQEIFGFLDGEYDWDEAVRLLQRNTRRYAKRQLTWLRRDAAYQWVELG, from the coding sequence TTGCCCGCCGCTCCCACTGAGTTATTGCCCTCGGAAATCCTGGCTCAATTGGGGCCCCGGCCCGGCGACCCGCGCCCGGTACTGCTCGTGGTGGCCGGGCCCACGGCGGTGGGCAAAACGGCCCTGTGCGTGCGGCTGGCCCAGCATTTCGGTACCGAAATCGTGTCGGCCGATTCGCGCCAGTTCTTTCGCGAAATGAGCATTGGCACGGCCAAGCCCACTCCGGCTGAGATGGACGGTGTGCCGCACCACTTCGTTGACAGCCACAGCATTGCCGAGGAGTACAGCGCCGGCCGGTTCGCTGCTGACGCGCTGGCCAAGCTTGACGAACTGTTTCGAACGCACCCTGTGGTTATCCTCACCGGCGGCTCGGGGCTGTACGTGCAGGCCGTGACCGACGGCCTCGACGAGCTGCCCGGCGTGCTGCCCGAGGTGCGCGCCCAGCTGCAAGCCGAGCTGGCCGCCCACGGCCTGGGGCCCCTGGTGGCCGAGCTGGCCGCCACCGACCCCGTGGCCCACGCCCGCATCGACCCGCAAAATCCTCAGCGCGTGCTCCGGGCCCTGGAAATTACCCGCGGCACGGGCCGCCCGTTTTCAAGCTACCACACCCAGGACACCGCCGCGCGCGACGCGGCGCGGCCGTTTCGGGTCGTCAAAGTAGCCCTCACCCGCGAGCGGGACGTGCTCTACCAGCGCATCAACCAGCGCGTGGAAAACATGCTGGCCGAGGGCTTATTGGCCGAGGTAAAAGGCCTACTGCCCCAGCGCAGCCGGCCTGCTTTGCAAACCGTGGGCTACCAGGAAATTTTCGGCTTCCTCGACGGGGAATATGACTGGGACGAAGCCGTGCGCTTGCTCCAGCGCAACACGCGCCGTTACGCTAAGCGCCAGCTCACGTGGCTGCGCCGCGACGCGGCCTACCAGTGGGTGGAACTGGGGTAG
- a CDS encoding amidase, translated as MLKKLLPALLLGAAGFGAGALVARPTAAEPVTVPLLRAAQELLGLHFTDAQLDSAKGAIGRNRSSYEELRKINLPNTVAPTLVFDPVPLRLRLAPAAGKPGPDRMAPIGKIKMPTNRDDLAFYTVRQLGELLRTKQVSSVELTDFFLARLRKYSPKLECVTTLTEELAHQQARAADAEIKAGHYRGPLHGIPFGVKDLFSTKTYKTTWGSVPYKEQMLDEDAAVVTRLRDAGAVLVAKFTLGELAMGDVWYGGQTRSPWDIKQGSSGSSAGSASAVGAGLVPFALGTETLGSIVSPSTACGATGLRPTFGQVSRAGAMALSWSMDKVGPLTRSAEDCALVFRAIQGEDPRDVATLLRPRAAADFRCAFDTDVKKLRVGYLKADFESKYPSQGTDKATLDALRKLGVELVPLDLHNLPAGELTFLLSAEGAAAFDDLTRSGRDALMVNQGRNAWPTTFRAARFVPAVEYLQAQRARRVLIEDVDKRLLGLDAYVGPSFNSPSLVITNLTGHPAVVVPNGMRPNGLPATITFTGQLYGEAKLLALAKAYQDATDFDEKHPPLNF; from the coding sequence ATGCTGAAAAAACTACTGCCTGCTTTGCTGCTAGGTGCTGCTGGCTTTGGCGCCGGGGCCCTGGTGGCCCGCCCTACCGCCGCCGAGCCCGTAACCGTCCCGCTGCTGCGCGCCGCCCAGGAGCTATTGGGCCTGCACTTCACCGATGCCCAACTCGACTCGGCCAAGGGCGCCATCGGGCGCAACCGCAGCAGCTACGAAGAGTTGCGCAAAATTAACCTGCCCAATACCGTGGCCCCCACGCTCGTGTTCGACCCCGTGCCGCTGCGCCTGCGCCTGGCCCCCGCCGCCGGCAAGCCAGGGCCCGACCGAATGGCCCCCATCGGCAAAATAAAAATGCCGACCAACCGCGACGACCTGGCCTTTTACACCGTGCGGCAGCTGGGCGAGCTGCTGCGCACCAAGCAGGTGTCATCGGTCGAGTTGACCGATTTTTTTCTGGCGCGGCTGCGCAAGTATTCGCCCAAGCTGGAGTGCGTCACTACCCTGACCGAGGAGCTGGCCCACCAGCAGGCCCGCGCCGCCGATGCCGAAATAAAGGCCGGCCACTACCGGGGCCCCCTGCACGGCATCCCCTTCGGTGTCAAGGACTTGTTTAGTACCAAAACCTACAAAACCACCTGGGGCTCGGTGCCTTATAAAGAACAGATGCTGGACGAGGACGCGGCCGTGGTGACGCGCCTGCGCGACGCCGGGGCCGTGCTGGTGGCCAAGTTTACGCTGGGCGAGCTGGCGATGGGCGACGTGTGGTACGGCGGCCAAACCCGCTCGCCGTGGGACATCAAGCAGGGCTCGAGCGGCTCGTCGGCGGGCTCGGCGTCGGCGGTGGGGGCGGGGCTGGTGCCGTTTGCGCTGGGCACCGAAACGTTGGGCTCCATCGTGAGCCCGAGCACGGCCTGTGGCGCCACCGGCCTGCGCCCCACCTTTGGGCAAGTGAGCCGCGCCGGCGCCATGGCCCTGAGCTGGAGCATGGACAAAGTAGGGCCCCTGACCCGCTCCGCCGAAGACTGCGCGCTGGTGTTCCGGGCCATTCAGGGCGAAGACCCGCGCGACGTAGCCACGCTGCTGCGCCCGCGCGCTGCCGCCGACTTCCGCTGCGCCTTCGATACCGACGTGAAAAAGCTGCGCGTGGGCTACCTCAAGGCCGATTTTGAATCCAAATACCCCTCGCAAGGCACCGATAAAGCCACGCTCGACGCGCTACGCAAGCTAGGCGTGGAATTGGTGCCCCTCGACCTGCACAACCTGCCCGCCGGCGAACTGACCTTCCTGCTCAGCGCCGAGGGCGCGGCGGCCTTCGACGACCTCACCCGCTCGGGCCGCGATGCGCTGATGGTGAACCAGGGCCGCAACGCCTGGCCCACCACCTTCCGCGCCGCCCGCTTTGTGCCGGCCGTGGAGTACCTCCAGGCCCAACGCGCCCGCCGCGTGCTGATAGAGGACGTGGACAAGCGCCTGCTGGGCCTCGACGCCTACGTGGGGCCCTCGTTCAACAGCCCCAGCCTGGTCATTACCAACCTCACCGGCCACCCGGCTGTGGTGGTGCCCAACGGCATGCGGCCCAACGGCTTGCCCGCCACCATCACCTTCACCGGGCAGCTCTACGGCGAGGCCAAGCTGCTGGCCTTGGCCAAGGCCTACCAAGACGCCACCGACTTCGACGAGAAACACCCACCGCTGAATTTTTAG
- a CDS encoding glycosyltransferase, with translation MMPPVKNKLPPRRPPTGLRLLFAATTDLVHDQRMQRICSSLQDAGYQVELVGWARPASGPLPPQSYRQHRLRGWFQSGKLFYLEYNLRLLVHLLRRRADAWCAVDLDTALPVWLRARLGGQPLVYDAHELFTETPEVVGRPAVQRAWRWVENFVVPRARLAYTVGPALARVFEARHGRPFAVVRNAARPGPPVAAPNGEAGGYVLYQGVLNVGRGLEALLDAMPQVRGRLVLCGEGDCSAALRARAAHLGLLASGQVEFRGYVRPDALRAVTAGAAVGVMLLENRGLSYYYSLANKFFDYVHAGIPQVLIDFPEYRALNDAYDVAELVPDLDPGALAAALNRLLPGGDAARAQQLATNCRRAAPHLSWAQEEDVLVALYAGLFGGPKM, from the coding sequence ATGATGCCGCCGGTAAAAAATAAGTTGCCGCCGCGGCGGCCTCCCACCGGGCTCCGGCTGCTCTTCGCCGCCACCACCGATTTGGTGCACGACCAGCGGATGCAGCGCATTTGCAGTAGCCTGCAAGATGCTGGCTACCAAGTGGAATTGGTGGGGTGGGCGCGGCCTGCCTCGGGGCCCCTACCGCCCCAAAGCTACCGCCAGCACCGCCTGCGTGGCTGGTTTCAGTCGGGTAAGCTGTTCTACCTCGAATACAACCTGCGCCTGCTGGTGCACTTGCTGCGCCGCCGCGCCGACGCCTGGTGCGCCGTCGACCTCGATACGGCCCTGCCCGTATGGCTGCGGGCCCGTCTGGGTGGCCAGCCGCTGGTGTACGACGCCCACGAGCTGTTCACCGAAACGCCCGAAGTGGTGGGCCGGCCTGCCGTGCAGCGCGCCTGGCGCTGGGTGGAGAACTTCGTGGTGCCCCGCGCCCGGCTGGCCTACACCGTGGGCCCGGCCCTGGCGCGGGTTTTTGAGGCGCGCCACGGCCGGCCGTTTGCCGTGGTTCGCAACGCTGCCCGCCCGGGGCCCCCGGTGGCCGCGCCCAACGGTGAAGCTGGCGGCTACGTCCTCTACCAAGGGGTGCTGAACGTGGGCCGCGGCCTGGAGGCCCTGCTCGACGCCATGCCGCAGGTGCGCGGCCGCTTGGTGCTGTGCGGCGAGGGCGACTGTTCGGCCGCGCTGCGGGCCCGGGCCGCGCACCTGGGCCTGCTGGCCTCGGGGCAGGTGGAGTTCCGGGGCTACGTGCGGCCCGACGCGCTGCGAGCCGTCACGGCCGGGGCGGCGGTGGGGGTCATGCTGCTCGAAAACCGTGGCCTTAGCTATTATTACTCGCTGGCCAACAAATTTTTCGACTACGTGCACGCTGGTATTCCGCAGGTGCTCATCGACTTCCCCGAGTACCGGGCCTTGAACGACGCCTACGATGTGGCCGAGCTAGTGCCCGACCTCGACCCGGGGGCCCTGGCGGCGGCCCTCAACCGCCTGCTGCCCGGCGGCGACGCCGCCCGCGCCCAGCAACTGGCCACCAACTGCCGCCGCGCCGCCCCGCACCTCAGCTGGGCACAGGAGGAAGATGTGCTGGTGGCGTTGTACGCTGGCCTATTCGGGGGCCCCAAGATGTAG